In the Bos mutus isolate GX-2022 chromosome 15, NWIPB_WYAK_1.1, whole genome shotgun sequence genome, CAAGAGACTCCTGCAGAAGTCATATTCACAGCCCTCTTTCAGCCCCGCCCCGAAGGCCCCCTACTAAGACTCACCACTTGTGGCTTGCTGCAGCACTTGCTGGTTGGGGCAGGCTCATCTGGAGCCCGGGCTGCCTCAGGGGGCTTGACCTCTGAAGATGGTGGTGCAGTAGGAGTCAGGCAGGGCATATCCACGGGCACTGGGGCAGGGACCCCACTGGAGTGGAGGGTCAGCATGTACTGCTTAGTGACGTCCTCAAGAGATGGTGCCTGCATCGTGGGGTGGGCTTtggcagggaagcccatgggctcTGGCACAGCCACAGGGGGGCCAATGGAAGTCGGTGTCTCAGGCACCACGATGGGTGTGAAGGTGGCAGGCACACTAGCATGGCGAACGTGTTTGGAGGAGGGTCGGGCCAGAGACAGGCTGCCAGCCTGGTCCTGATTGCCCTCCTCTCTTGAGAGCTCCTGATGACTGCTCCGGGCTGGGCGCTTCTTGGAACCACGGTCGAATGAGCCGTGGGGACAGAATGTTAGCAAGTTTCGGGTCAAGGTGGAAATCATGGTGGGCAGTGGAAGAGGCAGGTGGGGCCTCAGGTAGGGCCCTCTCAGACTGTGCCCGGCCCCTGGCAGGACTGGGCTCTTCTGGTTCTGCCCGCCGCTCAGCCAGGATGGGCTCGCTGCTGGATGGAGGCAACATGGGCTCGACCTCTCTGATGGGCTCCCCTCCAGGACCCTCGAATCCAGGCCCAGCCAGTTCCCCACGGCGGCTGGGGTCACTCAGAGATTTCTTCTTGGGGGCTTTGCCAGCAACCCTGTCATCCACCACACACCCTAAGGCACCCGGGCCCTGAACAATGCTCTGAATAACCTCGGGGTATCCCTTGCTCTCTTCACTGCCTACAGACCAGTCACTGTGGCCACTGGTCAAGCCCTCATCCATAGCTGGGGCTGTCGGAAGCCCTGTCTTGGGGCTCAGTGAACCCAGGAGGTTGCTATCCACAGAGAACCCAGAGGGCTCCTCAGAGGTGGCGGCCCGGTGGCGCTGTGGAATTGGGTCACTCAGAGACCGGTAGGCCTCACCTGCCTCCCCATTGCTCAGTTCAGTCCCACCAGGGCCTGAAGGTGGGATTTTGCGTCTGCGGCGGAGGGCACCAGGTGTGGGAGGGGTATCAGGGGACACCAGGGCCCACCCTCCCAGACTCTCTTCAGCCCCAGGGCCATGGTGGTTGGTCTGGGCTGAGGATGAGGAGAGGGGTCGCCAAACACCTGTGGGACCCAAGCTGCAAAATGCTGAAACAGAAGGCTCAGGGTCCGCTCCAATGCCCTCATCTGTCAGACTCGACTCAGGGCCAGAGAGTTCTTCTTGAGACCGCTGCCCTCCGGTCACGTCTCCTGCCCAGTCAGGACTCCCAGGGGGGACATCATTGCCATCATCCTGCTGGGCACCCATCCGCTGGATCTTCTCAAAAACCTGACGGGCCTCTTGAACATACTGATCCTGGACGACGAGGGGCAGTGGATCCTCCTCGGCACCTGGGCCTGCCAGCAGGAGTTCAGAGGAGCTGGGCTTCAGGACACCAGTGCGGGACAGGCGGCGGGCCATGGGCTTCTCAGAGCAGGTAAAGGACTTTGCCCTTCGGAGGGTGGCCGTCAAGTCCTTCAGTGTGGGGCGGGTGCCAGATGatgctggggctggggcaggcatGGGCCCAAGTTGCCCCACCGAGCTATCTGCGGATGGTGAATCTCTGCCATCTACCGGGCCACTTCCAAGGTCTCCAGGTCGCCCACCAGGCTTTCGGATCCTCAGCTCTGAAAGGTCTGAACGCAGAAAACTGAGTAGCGTCAGGGTCTCCGAGGCAATATCTGGATTCGACAGGGACTTCCGTTGCCGGCTCTTGTCCAGATCCAATCCTCCATCCCTCGATACCCTCGTGGTGCCCACAGGTCCCTTGGTGCGGCTTCGCACCTGGGGCCTGACGAGCCCTTCCCCGGCTCCAAAGCTGGGGGAGCGATACACACCCCAGTTCCCAGAACCCCGGCTAGCCCACAGCTCCTCATCCTTGAGAGTCTCTGTGCTGGAATAACGGCTGCTACCGCGGGAGCCTGCAGGGCTGGCCAGGTACGCGGGAAAGCTCACCTTGGCCACGCGGAACGTTCCCCCCACAGTGTCTGACAAGGGCCGAACTCCTTCCTGGGGGCCTGGTACACAGGGGGGAGAGCCAGCACCCCACCCTTGGGGTCCTTCCTCGCTAGAAGCTCTTGGAGGAGTTGGGGGATCGGGGCTCCCAGATCCCCCTGCCGAGTCCATGCTGCTCGGATTTAACCCATAACTGTCCGGCCTACAGTCCTTATCCAAAGAGGAGCTTCCAGGCCTGGGTCCCGTCCTCCCTCCCCGGCAGTGGCCACCCTCACCGTCTTGGTCCTCGTCACTGCCTGAGGAGTGGCCGCCGTGGTAGGCCGGACTCTGCGCCccgggcagcggcggcggcgggccctcctcttcctcctcgctGGAGCTGGCAGCCCGGCTGCGGCTGACAGGATAGGAGGAAacgatggaggaggaggaggaggaggcccggGCCCAGGCCTGCGGTTGGGAGAAGCTATGCCAAGAATGTAAACCATCCGCCGGACGCTGCGCTCGCTCCTGTTGCTGCCGCCGCCTCCTCCCCTCGATCCCCGGGCCGGGCAGCGGCCGCGCCGAACGCAGGCCCGCCAAAGGGAAGCACGTCCGAGGAGGTGGCGTCGGGGGCTGCCGGGGTTCCCGGGTCGCGGGCTCCCACGCGGCCCCGTCAGGGCTGGGCGTCCCCGAGGCCTCTGAGTCGGCACTGGGCCGCCTGGAGCCAGGGCCCCCGAAGAGCTTGCGCATCTCCATGACGCTGGGCCAGGCTCCGCGCGCGGCTCCCTCTGCCGCTTCTTCTGCTGCCGCCGGGGAGACGCCCCCGTCTCGGGGCCCGGTGGAGTTGTCGTCCAGACGCTGTGCGTCGAAGCGCCGGGAGAGCTGGCGCACAGACGGCGAGAGGCTGCGGAGCGGGCGCGGCTGCGCGGGGGCGGCCGGGGGCCCCGACGCCAGCTTGGACACGCGCCGGGAGGGCTGGGCCGGGACGGCCGCGACCGGTCGGCACGAGGAGCGGCGCCGCAGTCCCGGAGCGTCCGTGGcctcttccctctgcccaggCCCGCCGCTCCAGCGCTCCAGGAGCTTGAACGAGACGCTGCGATATAGCTGGGGCCGGGGCGCCCCGTCCGCCATGGTGGCGGGACTCACTCTGGGGGGGCTGGCCTCGGGGAGCCGCGGCCAACCCCCCCTGCGCCCCCGTCCCGAAGGAGCGCAGCGGCCGGGGTCCCAAGGCTGGGGTCTCGCAAGTCGCAGTGCGAGGCAATTAGCGGGGTAAGGGTGCAGAGACCCAAGCAGAGGTTTAGCTGCGGCGGCTCAAGTTTCTGGGCGCGCGGGCCGCCTCGGCTCCATCCCGCGCGACCCCTCCCGCCTCAGCGTCGACTCCTGGGTCCAGCCCCCGCCTCGCCCGGTGCGGCCCGGAGCATCTCTGCCCGACCCGGTCCCGGCAGGATCCCGACGCTTAGTTCCTCGGCTCTGCGCCCCCTCCTCAGCCGGCCGGCCTGCCTCTCCTCGAGCTTCTGCTCCCGCTCCCTCCCTCTGAGCTGCTCTCTCCTAGCTCCCTTTTGTTGCAAATAAACTTTGTGGCAgaggaaagggggtggggggcggggcctcGCGCCCAAAAGAGGGGGTGGGCTCCGGGAGCGCGCTAGGCTGGGAATCGGgagttgtggggggtggggaggggagggaatcgGGGAGGAGCCGACAGACCGCTGGAGCAGAGGCTGACTGAAGCAGCCCTCCAGATGAGCCCCTTGGGAGCTCGGCGGGCAGAGCTACCTCCCCCCAGAACTCGCTGCAACACGAATCGTCCGAGTGTGGTCAGCTCCGCGGGCATACAGTCAGGGTGACGCACCCACTGCTTTCGGGCAGAAACGCCTCCTGCCCCAGGGACCCCAACATGGCAACCTCAGACCCACGAACACCACTGACACAGGTATTCTGAGAAACACTCTGCCAGCCGAGAGACCCGCCACCAGGGGGAGCAGTGCGCGCCTCAGGCCAACCTGGGCGCTCGCTGCTCCCCGTCCCGCCCCTTCACCCCGCCCAGGCCACGCCTCCTATCAGGTCTTTCACGGCGAATCCCATTGTAACTGCGACCGGGTCCAGCCCCTGGCGCCCCCAaacgccccgcccctcccgcttCTGCAGCCAATCCAGTTCTGACCGCCCCCCCAATCCGCCCCAAGCGGCTCCAGGAGCCCCACCCTTTGTGACTACGCCCCCACGTTTCCAGAGGCACGCCCTGCGCCCCTTTGTCCCCTCCTTCTCCGGCGGCGCTCTGGGGTACGCGGTTCTTGCGCCCTCTTCTGGCCGGTTTTCCCCAATCCCCCCTACCCTGCTCCTCTCAACCCGCGTGGAACCTTGAACGAGTAAAGCAACACCCACCACAAAAAGACCCCGAGAACTGATTAAGACTTCATTTCCTTTACTTCCTTCTTGTTATCTAGTCCTTTCAAGAGCCGTTTCAAACCTATTCCCTTCGCAGAGTGCACTGCCCCTCCTTCGACTCCACTCACACTAGGCGCTTTCACGCAACGTCCTCAATTTACCACTGCAAAACCTACACTCCTACCTGAGGCCGATCTGCCCTCCTGATAGGCAAGGTGTGGGTGGCTTCTACTGTTTCACTCTGCCCCTTGAAGGTGGATCTCACTGTGCCTTCTCTATGGGTCATGAAGGCAAAGTAACTTTGACCAGTGTTAAAGTCAggaaatggttcagttcagttcagttcagtcgcccagtcatgcccgactctttgcgaccccatgaattgcagcactctaggcctccctatcaccaactcctggagttcactcaaactcacgtccatcgagtcagtg is a window encoding:
- the ARHGEF17 gene encoding LOW QUALITY PROTEIN: rho guanine nucleotide exchange factor 17 (The sequence of the model RefSeq protein was modified relative to this genomic sequence to represent the inferred CDS: deleted 1 base in 1 codon) produces the protein MADGAPRPQLYRSVSFKLLERWSGGPGQREEATDAPGLRRRSSCRPVAAVPAQPSRRVSKLASGPPAAPAQPRPLRSLSPSVRQLSRRFDAQRLDDNSTGPRDGGVSPAAAEEAAEGAARGAWPSVMEMRKLFGGPGSRRPSADSEASGTPSPDGAAWEPATREPRQPPTPPPRTCFPLAGLRSARPLPGPGIEGRRRRQQQERAQRPADGLHSWHSFSQPQAWARASSSSSSIVSSYPVSRSRAASSSEEEEEGPPPPLPGAQSPAYHGGHSSGSDEDQDGEGGHCRGGRTGPRPGSSSLDKDCRPDSYGLNPSSMDSAGGSGSPDPPTPPRASSEEGPQGWGAGSPPCVPGPQEGVRPLSDTVGGTFRVAKVSFPAYLASPAGSRGSSRYSSTETLKDEELWASRGSGNWGVYRSPSFGAGEGLVRPQVRSRTKGPVGTTRVSRDGGLDLDKSRQRKSLSNPDIASETLTLLSFLRSDLSELRIRKPGGRPGDLGSGPVDGRDSPSADSSVGQLGPMPAPAPASSGTRPTLKDLTATLRRAKSFTCSEKPMARRLSRTGVLKPSSSELLLAGPGAEEDPLPLVVQDQYVQEARQVFEKIQRMGAQQDDGNDVPPGSPDWAGDVTGGQRSQEELSGPESSLTDEGIGADPEPSVSAFCSLGPTGVWRPLSSSSAQTNHHGPGAEESLGGWALVSPDTPPTPGALRRRRKIPPSGPGGTELSNGEAGEAYRSLSDPIPQRHRAATSEEPSGFSVDSNLLGSLSPKTGLPTAPAMDEGLTSGHSDWSVGSEESKGYPEVIQSIVQGPGALGCVVDDRVAGKAPKKKSLSDPSRRGELAGPGFEGPGGEPIREVEPMLPPSSSEPILAERRAEPEEPSPARGRAQSERALPEAPPASSTAHHDFHLDPKLANILSPRLIRRGSKKRPARSSHQELSREEGNQDQAGSLSLARPSSKHVRHASVPATFTPIVVPETPTSIGPPVAVPEPMGFPAKAHPTMQAPSLEDVTKQYMLTLHSSGVPAPVPVDMPCLTPTAPPSSEVKPPEAARAPDEPAPTSKCCSKPQVDMRKHVTMTLLDTEQSYVESLRTLMQGYMQPLKQPENSLLCDPSLVDEIFDQIPELLEHHEQFLEQVRHCVQNWHAQQKVGDLLVQSFSKDVLVNIYSAYIDNFLNAKDAVRVAKEARPAFLKFLEQSMRENKEKQALSDLMIKPVQRIPRYELLVKDLLKHTPEDHPDYPLLLDAQRNIKQVAERINKGVRSAEEAERHARVLQEIEAHIEGMEDLQAPLRRFLRQEMVIEVKAVGGKKDRSLFLFTDLIVCTTLKRKSGSLRRSSMSLYTAASVIDTASKYKLLWKLPLEDADIIKGASQAANRENIQKAISRLDEDLTTLGQMSKLSESLGFPHQSLDDALRDLSAAMHRDLSEKQALCYALSFPPTKLELCTTRPEGTDSFIFDFPHPDARLGFEQAFDEAKRKLASSKSCLDPEFLKAIPIMKTRSGMQFSCAAPTLSSCPEPTPEVWVCNSDGYVGQVCLLSLRAEPDVEACIAVCSARILCIGAVPGLQRCCHREQTASLRNPPETAPEPTGPDLDVEAADEEAATLADPGPQPCLHISIAGSGLEMTPGPAEGDPRPELVPFDSDSDDESSPSPSGTLQSQASRSTISSSFGNEETPSSKEATAETTSSEEEQEPGFLPLSGSFGPGGPCGTSPMDGRALRRSSRGSFTRGSLEDLLSVDPEAYQSSVWLGTEDGCVHVYQSSDSIRDRRNSLKLQHSASVTCILYLNNQVFVSLANGELVVYQREAGHFWDPHNFKSVTLGAQGSPITKMVSVGGRLWCGCQNRVLVLSPDTLQLEHTFSVGQDSSRSVACMVDSSLGVWVTLKGSAHVCLYHPDTFEQLAEVDVTPPVHRMLAGSDAIIRQHKAACLRITALLVCEELLWVGTSAGVVLTMPTSPSTISCPRAPLSPAGLGQGHTGHVRFLAAVQLPDGFNLLCPTPPPPPDAGPEKLPSLEHRDSPRHRGPASARPKMLVISGGDGYEDFRLSSGGGGSSETVGRDDSTNHLLLWRV